In the genome of Streptomyces sp. NBC_00190, one region contains:
- a CDS encoding ABC transporter ATP-binding protein, translating to MHPSAPEDRTRRGVPVTADPRDVIATLTPHPTTGTAAATTDLSKVYGSGDTRVVALDRVSISFRVGEFTTIMGPSGCGKSTLMHCAAGLDSFSSGSVRIGTTELGTLDDRRLTELRRDRIGFIFQAFNLLPTLTALENITLPLTIAGRRPDQQWLDHVVSMVGLSQRLDHRPGQLSGGQQQRVAVARALVSRPAIVFGDEPTGNLDSRAGAEVLGFLRDSVRELGQTVVMVTHDPVAAGYSDRVVFLADGRLVDEMTRPTADRVLDRMKAFDTRSRTS from the coding sequence ATGCACCCTTCCGCACCCGAAGACCGCACCCGAAGAGGAGTCCCCGTGACCGCCGACCCCCGTGACGTGATCGCCACGCTCACGCCGCACCCGACGACCGGGACCGCGGCCGCCACCACCGACCTGTCGAAGGTCTACGGCAGCGGAGACACCCGCGTCGTCGCCCTGGACCGTGTCAGCATCTCCTTCCGGGTGGGCGAGTTCACGACGATCATGGGTCCCTCCGGCTGCGGCAAGTCCACCCTGATGCACTGCGCCGCCGGACTCGACTCGTTCAGCTCCGGCTCCGTCCGCATCGGCACCACCGAACTGGGCACGCTCGACGACCGCCGGCTCACCGAGCTGCGCCGGGACCGGATCGGCTTCATCTTCCAGGCGTTCAACCTGCTGCCGACACTGACCGCGCTGGAGAACATCACGCTGCCGCTGACCATCGCCGGCCGCCGGCCCGACCAGCAGTGGCTGGACCACGTGGTCTCCATGGTGGGCCTCTCCCAGCGCCTCGACCACCGTCCCGGACAGCTGTCCGGCGGGCAGCAGCAGCGCGTCGCGGTCGCCCGCGCCCTGGTCTCCCGCCCCGCGATCGTCTTCGGCGACGAGCCCACCGGCAACCTCGACTCCCGTGCCGGGGCGGAGGTCCTCGGCTTCCTGCGCGACTCCGTGCGCGAGCTGGGCCAGACCGTGGTCATGGTCACCCACGACCCCGTCGCCGCGGGCTACTCCGACCGCGTGGTCTTCCTCGCCGACGGCCGCCTGGTCGACGAGATGACACGTCCCACCGCGGACCGGGTGCTGGACCGGATGAAGGCATTCGACACCCGCTCGCGCACCAGCTGA
- a CDS encoding aromatic ring-hydroxylating oxygenase subunit alpha has translation MTATDLPPSLIATLPGRFYTDPDVFRREQERLFESMWFCAVRGSDLAGPGAFRTVQVGRESVIVTRNRAGELRAFLNVCRHRGARLCTEESGEVRRALQCPYHAWTYDLDGKLIAAPNLVKMPDVDRTTYGLVTVQLREWLGYAWVCLADEAPSFEETVIGAAVERLGDTASIERYGTEDLALGRRITYDVKANWKLIVENFMECYHCATIHPELTDVLPEFAEGYAAQYYVGHGAAFAEEVEGFTVDGSAGFAKLPEVAEEQDRRYYAITVKPTVFINLVPDHVILHRMFPLAEDRTVVECDWLYAPEVVESGTDVSKSVELFHRVNVQDFDACERTQPAMASRAYRAGGVLVPAEHHIGIFHAWLTERLGGTGA, from the coding sequence TTGACGGCCACCGACCTCCCGCCCAGCCTGATCGCCACGCTCCCCGGCCGCTTCTACACCGACCCGGACGTCTTCCGGCGGGAGCAGGAGCGGCTCTTCGAATCGATGTGGTTCTGCGCCGTACGCGGCTCCGACCTCGCCGGACCCGGTGCGTTCCGTACCGTCCAGGTCGGCCGCGAGAGCGTGATCGTGACCCGTAACCGGGCCGGAGAGCTGCGCGCCTTCCTCAACGTCTGCCGGCACCGCGGCGCCCGGCTGTGCACCGAGGAGTCCGGCGAGGTGCGGCGCGCGCTCCAATGCCCGTACCACGCCTGGACGTACGACCTCGACGGCAAGCTGATCGCCGCTCCCAACCTGGTGAAGATGCCCGACGTCGACCGCACCACCTACGGCCTGGTGACGGTGCAGCTGCGCGAATGGCTGGGCTACGCGTGGGTGTGCCTGGCCGACGAGGCGCCGTCCTTCGAGGAGACCGTGATCGGCGCGGCCGTGGAGCGGCTCGGCGACACGGCGTCCATCGAGCGGTACGGCACGGAGGATCTCGCGCTCGGCCGAAGGATCACGTACGACGTGAAGGCGAACTGGAAGCTGATCGTCGAGAACTTCATGGAGTGCTACCACTGCGCGACGATCCATCCCGAACTCACCGATGTGCTCCCGGAGTTCGCGGAGGGCTACGCGGCGCAGTACTACGTGGGGCACGGCGCGGCGTTCGCCGAGGAGGTCGAGGGCTTCACCGTCGACGGCAGCGCGGGGTTCGCCAAGCTGCCCGAGGTGGCCGAGGAGCAGGACCGGCGCTACTACGCCATCACGGTCAAGCCGACCGTGTTCATCAACCTCGTCCCCGACCATGTGATCCTGCACCGGATGTTCCCGCTCGCCGAGGACCGCACGGTCGTCGAGTGCGACTGGCTGTACGCGCCGGAGGTCGTCGAGTCGGGCACGGACGTGTCGAAGTCCGTGGAGCTGTTCCACCGGGTCAACGTCCAGGACTTCGACGCCTGCGAGCGCACCCAGCCCGCGATGGCGTCGCGCGCGTACCGGGCGGGCGGCGTGCTGGTGCCGGCCGAGCACCACATCGGGATCTTCCACGCCTGGCTGACCGAGAGGCTGGGAGGCACCGGTGCCTGA
- a CDS encoding aldehyde dehydrogenase family protein: MPDLFIGGVWTAARDGRTREIRCPADGTLVAEVDEADGKDTSDAIAAARRAFDEGPWPGTSAADRGDLLLRVADLIARDMDALARAESLDTGKRLVESAYDIGDVVKCFRYFGRLAPVETGRVIDTGTANADSRVVHEPVGVCGLVTPWNYPLLQTAWKVAPALAAGNTFVLKPSELTPHTAIHLMRLLAEAGLPDGVANLVLGAGPEVGAPLADHPGVDLLSFTGGLQTGRRLMAAAAGTVKKVALELGGKNPNIVFADADFETAVDMALTAVFLHSGQVCSAGARLLVEDALHDRFVDEIVRRAGEIRLGGPFDERARTGPLISAAHRAKVEAYVTRGVTEGAVLRCGGARPEGPAYNRGFYYLPTVLDECHAGMSVVREESFGPVLTVERFRDGDEDEAVRLANDTVYGLAGAVWTGDEGRARRVAGRLRLGTVWINDYHPYLPQAEWGGFKQSGTGRELGPTGLAEYRETKHIWRNTAPEPQGWFA; this comes from the coding sequence GTGCCTGATCTGTTCATCGGCGGCGTGTGGACGGCTGCCCGCGACGGGCGCACGCGGGAGATCCGCTGTCCCGCCGACGGCACTCTCGTCGCGGAGGTCGACGAGGCGGACGGCAAGGACACGTCCGACGCGATCGCCGCGGCCCGCCGGGCGTTCGACGAGGGCCCGTGGCCGGGTACTTCCGCCGCCGACCGCGGCGACCTGCTGCTGCGCGTCGCCGATCTGATCGCCCGCGACATGGACGCGCTGGCCCGCGCCGAGTCCCTCGACACCGGCAAGCGGCTGGTGGAGAGCGCGTACGACATCGGCGACGTCGTGAAGTGCTTCCGGTACTTCGGGCGGCTCGCCCCCGTCGAGACCGGACGGGTGATCGACACGGGCACGGCGAACGCCGACAGCCGGGTGGTGCACGAGCCGGTCGGGGTCTGCGGGCTCGTCACGCCGTGGAACTATCCGCTGCTCCAGACGGCGTGGAAGGTCGCGCCGGCCCTCGCCGCGGGCAACACCTTCGTCCTGAAACCGAGCGAGCTCACCCCGCACACCGCGATCCACCTGATGCGTCTGCTCGCCGAGGCGGGACTGCCCGACGGGGTCGCCAACCTCGTGCTCGGCGCGGGCCCCGAGGTGGGTGCGCCGCTCGCCGACCACCCGGGCGTCGACCTGCTCTCCTTCACCGGTGGTCTGCAGACCGGCCGCCGGCTGATGGCGGCGGCCGCCGGGACGGTAAAGAAGGTCGCGCTCGAACTGGGCGGCAAGAACCCGAACATCGTGTTCGCGGACGCCGACTTCGAGACGGCGGTGGACATGGCGCTGACCGCGGTGTTCCTGCATTCGGGGCAGGTCTGTTCCGCGGGGGCGCGGCTGCTCGTCGAGGACGCGCTGCACGACCGGTTCGTCGACGAGATCGTGCGCAGGGCCGGCGAGATCCGCCTGGGAGGTCCCTTCGACGAGCGGGCCCGGACCGGGCCGCTGATCTCGGCCGCGCATCGCGCCAAGGTCGAGGCCTACGTCACGCGGGGCGTCACCGAGGGCGCGGTGCTGCGCTGCGGCGGCGCCCGGCCCGAGGGGCCCGCGTACAACCGGGGCTTCTACTACCTGCCGACGGTCCTCGACGAGTGTCACGCGGGGATGTCGGTGGTACGGGAGGAGTCCTTCGGCCCGGTCCTGACGGTGGAGCGGTTCCGCGACGGCGACGAGGACGAGGCCGTGCGGCTCGCGAACGACACGGTCTACGGTCTCGCGGGCGCGGTGTGGACGGGCGACGAGGGCAGGGCCCGGCGCGTCGCGGGACGGCTGCGCCTGGGCACCGTATGGATCAACGACTACCACCCCTATCTGCCGCAGGCGGAGTGGGGCGGGTTCAAGCAGTCAGGCACGGGGCGGGAGCTCGGTCCGACCGGTCTCGCGGAGTACCGCGAGACGAAGCACATCTGGCGCAACACCGCACCCGAGCCGCAGGGCTGGTTCGCCTGA
- a CDS encoding ABC transporter permease codes for MFRTALRNVSAHKARLLMTAFAVMLGVTFISGSLVFGDSLNRALTARATDGYERIAVSVFPESSATGGGRPAGLDASTVTTLSRVPGVAVAAGRVDGFAAVAGRDGQLLGHGSSHKGGNFSPGADGTDPAYRFTQGSGPTGDDRVALDETTAARGGYRVGDTVRVGTDEGASSYTLSGVFRTDGTTRSSGGSLTLFTDAAAQRLFLQPGRYQIVELTAAPGTDAQQLLRRVESVLPQDAGAATGAQLARIQANLATGDSDTMSQILLGFAAVALFVATFLISNTFTMLIARRTRELALMRAVGASRGQVRRILLTESLLVGAVASAAGLAVGTGVAALLRTLFAAADTPAGPLVLTPGTVITSMLAGTALPMVAAWLPIRRAMAIPPVAALGAAEPTAPARAGSLRGGISAALVLTGTAAVVYGALTTGKDARTVIGLGAALTLAGAIGLIPLLSRPFVALLQPLLNRLHPVHGNLAARNTVRDPRRTGATAAALAIALTLASGLSVLGASAAQYLDRATTHDFTADYLVKAAEGGMRMTPATAEALRKLPGATVSPLNQSTEYRLAGTSSVLTGVDPAAIGRLLRYDVAEGSLDCLAKGQIAVADFKARKAGWHVGQTLPLERQDDQRGSVTIGAVYRADEQSNLLPSITAPDSLVARYDSTPHTAGILVATDGGPGRAALGKITHALGDNPALAVLDRAAIRAEDSGTIGDQLNVFYALLSMALVIAALGIANTLAMSVLERRKEIGTLRALGLDRAGVTRMVRLEALLVGALGATVGTVLGVFLGWALGRTLQESVAGYTLVLPWGRLALGVLIALAGALVASLWPARRAARVDIPAATAA; via the coding sequence ATGTTCCGTACCGCCCTGCGCAACGTGTCCGCGCACAAGGCCCGCCTCCTGATGACCGCGTTCGCGGTCATGCTCGGCGTCACCTTCATCTCCGGCAGCCTCGTCTTCGGCGACAGCCTGAACCGTGCCCTCACCGCCCGGGCGACCGACGGCTACGAGCGCATCGCCGTCAGCGTCTTCCCCGAGTCCTCCGCCACCGGCGGCGGCCGCCCGGCCGGGCTCGACGCCAGTACCGTCACCACCCTGTCCCGGGTCCCCGGCGTCGCCGTCGCCGCGGGCCGGGTCGACGGCTTCGCCGCGGTCGCGGGCCGCGACGGCCAGCTGCTCGGCCACGGATCGTCCCACAAGGGCGGGAACTTCTCCCCGGGAGCCGACGGCACGGACCCCGCCTACCGGTTCACCCAGGGTTCCGGGCCGACCGGCGACGACAGGGTCGCCCTCGACGAGACGACCGCCGCGCGGGGCGGCTACCGCGTCGGTGACACCGTGCGCGTCGGCACGGACGAGGGCGCCTCCTCCTACACCCTCAGCGGGGTCTTCCGTACCGACGGGACCACGCGATCCTCCGGGGGCAGCCTGACACTGTTCACCGACGCCGCCGCCCAGCGGCTCTTCCTCCAGCCCGGCCGCTACCAGATCGTCGAGCTCACGGCCGCTCCCGGCACGGACGCGCAGCAGCTCCTGCGCCGCGTCGAGTCGGTGCTGCCCCAGGACGCCGGCGCAGCCACCGGTGCCCAGCTCGCCCGGATCCAGGCGAACCTCGCCACCGGCGACAGCGACACCATGAGCCAGATCCTGTTGGGTTTCGCCGCCGTAGCCCTGTTCGTCGCCACCTTCCTCATCTCCAACACCTTCACCATGCTCATCGCCCGACGCACCAGGGAGCTGGCCCTGATGCGGGCCGTCGGCGCCTCGCGGGGGCAGGTGCGCCGCATCCTGCTGACCGAGTCCCTGCTCGTCGGCGCGGTCGCCTCCGCGGCCGGACTCGCCGTCGGCACCGGGGTCGCCGCCCTGCTCCGGACGCTCTTCGCCGCCGCCGACACCCCGGCCGGCCCGCTCGTCCTCACCCCGGGCACCGTGATCACGTCCATGCTGGCCGGCACGGCCCTGCCCATGGTCGCCGCGTGGCTTCCGATCCGCCGGGCCATGGCCATCCCGCCCGTCGCCGCGCTCGGCGCGGCCGAGCCCACGGCGCCCGCGCGCGCCGGCTCCCTGCGGGGCGGCATCAGTGCCGCGCTGGTGCTCACCGGCACCGCCGCCGTGGTGTACGGGGCCCTCACCACCGGGAAGGACGCCCGCACCGTCATCGGCCTCGGCGCGGCCCTCACCCTGGCCGGCGCGATCGGCCTCATCCCGCTGCTGTCCCGGCCGTTCGTCGCCCTGCTCCAGCCGCTGCTGAACCGTCTCCACCCGGTGCACGGAAACCTCGCCGCCCGCAACACCGTCCGCGACCCGCGCCGCACCGGCGCCACCGCCGCCGCGCTCGCCATCGCCCTCACCCTCGCCTCGGGCCTGTCGGTCCTCGGGGCCTCCGCCGCCCAGTACCTCGACCGCGCGACCACCCACGACTTCACGGCCGACTACCTGGTGAAGGCCGCCGAGGGCGGCATGCGGATGACCCCCGCCACCGCGGAGGCGCTGCGGAAGCTGCCCGGCGCCACGGTCAGCCCGCTCAACCAGTCCACCGAATACCGCCTGGCCGGCACTTCCTCCGTGCTGACCGGCGTCGACCCCGCCGCCATCGGCCGACTGCTGCGCTACGACGTGGCCGAGGGCTCTCTCGACTGCCTCGCCAAGGGCCAGATCGCCGTGGCCGATTTCAAGGCCAGGAAGGCCGGCTGGCACGTCGGTCAGACGCTCCCCCTGGAGCGTCAGGACGACCAGCGCGGCAGCGTCACCATCGGCGCCGTCTACCGGGCGGACGAGCAGAGCAACCTGCTGCCCAGCATCACCGCACCCGACTCCCTCGTCGCCCGCTACGACTCCACCCCGCACACCGCCGGGATCCTCGTCGCCACGGACGGCGGACCCGGCCGGGCCGCGCTCGGCAAGATCACCCACGCCCTCGGCGACAACCCCGCCCTGGCCGTCCTCGACCGGGCCGCCATTCGAGCCGAGGACAGCGGAACCATCGGCGACCAGCTCAACGTCTTCTACGCCCTGCTGAGCATGGCCCTGGTGATCGCCGCGCTGGGCATCGCCAACACCCTCGCTATGTCCGTCCTCGAACGCCGCAAGGAGATCGGCACGCTGCGCGCCCTCGGCCTGGACCGTGCCGGAGTGACCCGGATGGTCCGCCTGGAGGCCCTGCTCGTCGGCGCGCTCGGCGCGACCGTCGGCACGGTCCTGGGCGTCTTCCTGGGCTGGGCGCTCGGGCGCACGCTGCAGGAGAGCGTCGCCGGCTACACGTTGGTCCTTCCCTGGGGTCGCCTCGCTCTCGGCGTGCTCATCGCCCTGGCGGGCGCGCTGGTCGCCTCGCTCTGGCCGGCCCGCCGGGCCGCCCGCGTGGACATTCCCGCCGCGACGGCGGCGTAG
- a CDS encoding GMC family oxidoreductase: MSGEAGEFDYVVVGGGTAGNVVAARLSEDPSVTVCVLEAGPSDVGDDSVLKLERWMGLLESGYDWDYPVEPQARGNSFMRHARAKVLGGCSSHNSCIAFWAPAEDLDDWAAAGCAGWSAADLFPLYRRLENNDAPGDHHGRSGPVKLRTLKGEDPCGAALLQACAQAGIPTTPFNTGSTVVRGANWFQINADENNIRQSSSVAYLHPVLGKRPNLEVRTGVRAKKLAFDGPRCVGAEYLDPDLVHTRTVRARREVVVSCGSIDTPKLLMLSGIGPAEHLREVGVEVLVDSAGVGENLQDHPEGVVMWEARQPMTTRSSQWWEAGIFYDTEPGLDRPDLMFHYGSVPFDMNTARHGYPTSENAFCLTPNVTRARSRGTVRLRTRDYRDKPRVDPRYFTHEHDTRVMRAGIGLARRIAAQPALAGWAGAELAPGPDVRTADELFDYVRKTHNTVYHPSCTVKMGADGDPMAPLDARLRVKGVDGLRVADGSVMPDLVTVNPCITTMVIGEKCADLLRADA, translated from the coding sequence ATGAGCGGAGAGGCCGGAGAGTTCGACTACGTCGTGGTCGGCGGCGGAACCGCGGGCAACGTCGTCGCGGCGCGGCTGAGCGAGGACCCGTCCGTCACCGTGTGCGTCCTGGAGGCGGGTCCGAGCGACGTCGGGGACGACAGCGTCCTGAAGCTGGAACGGTGGATGGGCCTGCTGGAGTCCGGCTACGACTGGGACTACCCGGTCGAGCCGCAGGCCAGGGGCAACAGCTTCATGCGGCACGCGCGCGCCAAGGTGCTCGGTGGCTGCTCCTCGCACAACTCCTGCATCGCCTTCTGGGCGCCCGCCGAGGACCTGGACGACTGGGCGGCGGCCGGCTGTGCGGGCTGGAGCGCGGCGGACCTGTTCCCGCTGTACCGGAGGCTGGAGAACAACGACGCTCCGGGGGACCACCACGGCCGGTCGGGACCGGTGAAGCTGCGTACGCTCAAGGGCGAGGACCCGTGCGGCGCCGCCCTCCTCCAGGCGTGTGCGCAGGCGGGCATACCGACGACCCCGTTCAACACCGGCTCGACGGTGGTGCGGGGTGCCAACTGGTTCCAGATCAACGCCGACGAGAACAACATCCGCCAGTCCTCCTCGGTGGCCTACCTCCACCCGGTGCTGGGCAAGCGCCCCAACCTGGAGGTACGCACCGGGGTGCGGGCGAAGAAGCTGGCGTTCGACGGGCCGCGGTGCGTCGGCGCCGAGTACCTGGACCCGGATCTCGTCCACACCCGTACGGTCCGCGCGCGCCGCGAGGTGGTCGTCTCCTGCGGCTCGATCGACACTCCGAAGCTGCTGATGCTGTCGGGCATCGGCCCGGCGGAGCATCTGCGCGAGGTGGGCGTGGAGGTGCTCGTGGACTCCGCGGGGGTCGGCGAGAACCTCCAGGACCACCCCGAGGGCGTCGTCATGTGGGAGGCGAGGCAGCCGATGACCACCAGGTCGAGCCAGTGGTGGGAGGCGGGCATCTTCTACGACACCGAGCCGGGTCTGGACCGGCCGGACCTGATGTTCCACTACGGCTCGGTGCCCTTCGACATGAACACCGCGCGGCACGGCTATCCGACGTCCGAGAACGCCTTCTGTCTGACGCCGAACGTGACGCGTGCCAGGTCGCGCGGGACGGTGCGGCTACGGACGCGCGACTACCGCGACAAGCCCAGGGTCGACCCCAGGTACTTCACGCACGAGCACGACACGCGGGTGATGAGAGCCGGCATCGGGCTGGCCCGCCGGATCGCCGCGCAGCCGGCGCTCGCCGGGTGGGCGGGGGCCGAGCTCGCCCCGGGCCCCGACGTCCGCACCGCCGACGAGCTGTTCGACTACGTCCGCAAGACGCACAACACCGTCTACCACCCGTCCTGCACGGTGAAGATGGGGGCCGACGGCGATCCCATGGCGCCGCTCGACGCCCGGCTGCGGGTCAAAGGGGTCGACGGGCTGCGGGTCGCGGACGGATCGGTCATGCCGGATCTCGTCACCGTCAACCCGTGCATCACGACGATGGTGATCGGCGAGAAGTGCGCCGATCTCCTGCGCGCGGACGCGTGA
- a CDS encoding APC family permease has product METAPPSPPGDDAELAEFGYRPELKRTLGNFHTFAAGISYISILTGTFQLFYFGYASGGPAYWWSWPMVFAGQFMVALCFAELAARYPVAGSIYNWAKKVGNGHVGWLAGWMMLIASIVSIAAVALAYQLTLPQISSVFQFVGDGTGTYDVATNAVVLASVLILFTTVVSAFGVKLMARINTAGVFLELIATVVLIVLLAVNVVRGPQVVTDTAGTGSGQPLGYFGAFLIASLASAYVMYGFDTAASLGEESLDPSRNAPRAIIRAIVASFVLGGLVLILALMSVSSLRGEKLSTDGLQYVVLDVLGPTAGKAMLWCVLIAVTVCALAVHTAAVRLAFAMARDNNLPASSRLAKVSPRFGTPILPTVIIGVLALAILLVNIRQPQIFTVVTSIGIVLIYVAYLLVTGPMLVARLRGRWQPAEGKFSLGRWGLPVNIVAVVWGAAMTLNLIWPRSAVYNAAAPYHWYLRWGAVLFVGAIALGGFAYYWFVQRHRTGVLAEHAAVARPEPVALEEVTPS; this is encoded by the coding sequence ATGGAAACTGCTCCACCCTCCCCGCCGGGCGACGACGCGGAACTCGCCGAGTTCGGCTACCGTCCCGAACTCAAGCGGACGCTCGGCAACTTCCACACCTTCGCGGCCGGCATCTCCTACATCTCGATCCTCACGGGCACCTTCCAGCTCTTCTACTTCGGATACGCCAGCGGCGGTCCCGCCTATTGGTGGTCCTGGCCGATGGTCTTCGCCGGCCAGTTCATGGTCGCGCTCTGCTTCGCCGAACTGGCCGCCCGCTATCCCGTGGCCGGGTCCATCTACAACTGGGCTAAGAAGGTGGGGAACGGACACGTCGGCTGGCTCGCCGGCTGGATGATGCTCATCGCCTCGATCGTCTCCATCGCCGCAGTGGCCCTCGCCTACCAGCTCACGCTTCCTCAGATCTCGTCCGTCTTCCAGTTCGTCGGAGACGGGACCGGGACGTACGACGTGGCGACCAACGCGGTGGTCCTCGCCTCCGTCCTGATCCTCTTCACCACGGTCGTGAGCGCCTTCGGCGTCAAGCTGATGGCGCGGATCAACACCGCGGGTGTCTTCCTCGAACTCATCGCGACCGTGGTCCTGATCGTGCTGCTCGCGGTGAACGTCGTACGCGGCCCGCAGGTCGTCACCGACACGGCCGGCACCGGCTCCGGCCAGCCCCTGGGCTATTTCGGGGCGTTCCTGATCGCCTCGCTCGCCTCGGCCTACGTGATGTACGGATTCGACACCGCGGCCTCGCTCGGCGAGGAGTCCCTCGACCCCTCGCGCAACGCGCCGCGCGCCATCATCCGCGCGATCGTCGCCTCGTTCGTCCTGGGCGGCCTCGTCCTGATCCTCGCGCTGATGAGCGTGTCGAGTCTGCGCGGCGAGAAGCTCTCCACCGACGGGTTGCAGTACGTCGTCCTCGACGTCCTCGGCCCGACGGCGGGCAAGGCGATGCTGTGGTGCGTGCTGATCGCCGTCACCGTCTGCGCGCTCGCGGTGCACACGGCGGCCGTCCGGCTCGCCTTCGCCATGGCCCGGGACAACAATCTCCCCGCCTCCTCCCGGCTCGCGAAGGTCAGCCCGCGGTTCGGCACCCCGATCCTGCCGACCGTGATCATCGGGGTGCTCGCCCTCGCGATCCTGCTGGTCAACATCCGCCAGCCGCAGATCTTCACCGTGGTCACCAGCATCGGCATCGTGCTGATCTACGTCGCCTATCTCCTGGTCACCGGGCCGATGCTGGTGGCGCGGCTGCGCGGCCGGTGGCAGCCCGCCGAGGGCAAGTTCTCACTCGGCCGCTGGGGACTGCCCGTCAACATCGTCGCCGTGGTGTGGGGGGCGGCGATGACCCTCAACCTCATCTGGCCGCGGTCGGCCGTGTACAACGCGGCGGCCCCGTACCACTGGTACCTGCGCTGGGGCGCGGTGCTGTTCGTCGGCGCGATCGCGCTGGGCGGCTTCGCCTACTACTGGTTCGTCCAACGGCACCGTACGGGCGTCCTCGCCGAACACGCCGCCGTGGCCCGCCCCGAGCCCGTCGCACTGGAGGAGGTCACCCCCTCATGA
- the solA gene encoding N-methyl-L-tryptophan oxidase: protein MSPTYDVIVVGLGGMGSAAAHHLSARGVRVLGLEKFGPVHNRGSSHGGSRITRQSYFEDPAYVPLLLRSYELFDALERDTGRDIATLCGGVMVGRPDSRTVSGSLLSALRWDLPHEMLDAKEIRRRFPTLTPAEDEVALYEARAGLVRPENTVAAHLQLATRSGADLHFEEPMVRWEPYRDGVRVHTAEDTYTAGQLVICPGAWAPQLLTDLGVPFTIERQVMYWFQPEGGTGPFLPENHPIYIWEDADDVQFYGFPAIDGPGLGAKVAFFRKGTVCTPETIDRIVREEEVAAMAEQLSRRIPSLPGRFLKAATCMYSNTPDEHFVIARHPEHPGSVTVACGFSGHGFKFVPVVGEIVADLALNGVTEHPIELFDPRRLSATTTPAPSA from the coding sequence GTGTCACCCACCTATGACGTGATCGTCGTCGGCCTGGGCGGAATGGGCAGTGCCGCCGCCCACCACCTGTCCGCGCGCGGTGTGCGCGTGCTCGGCCTGGAGAAGTTCGGACCGGTCCACAACCGCGGTTCGAGCCACGGCGGTTCGCGCATCACGCGGCAGTCGTACTTCGAGGACCCCGCGTACGTGCCGCTGCTGCTGCGCTCCTACGAGCTGTTCGACGCACTGGAGCGAGACACCGGCCGGGACATCGCCACGCTGTGCGGCGGCGTGATGGTCGGCCGTCCCGATTCCCGGACGGTGTCCGGTTCGCTGCTCTCGGCCCTGCGGTGGGACCTGCCGCACGAGATGCTCGACGCGAAGGAGATCCGCCGCCGCTTCCCCACCCTCACCCCGGCCGAGGACGAGGTGGCGCTGTACGAGGCGCGGGCCGGGCTCGTCCGGCCGGAGAACACGGTTGCCGCCCACCTCCAGCTCGCGACGCGTTCTGGCGCGGATCTGCACTTCGAGGAGCCGATGGTGCGCTGGGAGCCGTACCGCGACGGGGTACGGGTCCACACCGCCGAGGACACCTACACCGCGGGCCAGCTGGTGATCTGCCCGGGTGCCTGGGCGCCGCAGCTGCTCACCGACCTGGGCGTGCCGTTCACCATCGAGCGGCAGGTCATGTACTGGTTCCAGCCCGAGGGCGGCACCGGTCCCTTCCTCCCCGAGAACCATCCGATCTACATCTGGGAGGACGCGGACGACGTCCAGTTCTACGGCTTCCCCGCGATCGACGGTCCCGGCCTCGGCGCGAAGGTGGCGTTCTTCCGCAAGGGCACGGTGTGCACGCCGGAGACCATCGACCGGATCGTGCGCGAGGAGGAGGTCGCGGCGATGGCGGAGCAGCTCTCCCGGCGCATCCCGTCCCTGCCCGGCCGTTTCCTGAAGGCCGCCACCTGCATGTACTCCAACACCCCCGATGAGCATTTCGTGATCGCCCGCCATCCGGAGCACCCCGGCTCGGTGACCGTGGCGTGCGGGTTCTCCGGCCACGGCTTCAAGTTCGTGCCCGTCGTCGGCGAAATCGTCGCCGACCTGGCGCTGAACGGCGTCACCGAGCACCCCATCGAACTCTTCGACCCGCGCCGGCTGTCCGCGACGACCACGCCCGCGCCTTCCGCCTGA